The sequence GAATTGAATCCGAGCTAAGCACAAAGCTGGCCGGATAATTTGTCTTCAGCTGATCCAGCACGGTTTCCGCTTCGGGCCGGTCCGTAAAGGTACCGGCCTGAACGCGGTATAGTCCATCCTGGGCCATTTCCGCGATGCGCGACTGCTCGTAGCCCTTGGCGTATAACTCCGCCAGGGCGCGTTTGGCGTTTTCACGGTCCTCGAACGCCCCCACCTGCACATACCAGCACGGGGTCGTGGTGGTGGCCTTTGCCGTCGAGTCCATGCTCCGCGTGGTCTGGTCCGCGGTCTGCGTGGCCGGTTCGGACGTTTGGGCGGGCTGCGGTGCGGCCGTGCCTGGGGCTGCGAGGGCGCCGTCCCCTGCTGTGGCCATGCCGTCCAAGACGCGCAGTCGAACTTTGATCACGCCCGGGCCGATCATGCCGAGTTGCTCTGCGGCCCGGCGGGAAACATCAATGATCCGTTCCTGCTTGAACGGGCCGCGGTCATTGATGCGCACCACGATGGACCGACCGTTTTCCAGGTTGGTCACTTCCACCCGGGTATTCATGGGCAGGGTGCGGTGCGCTCCGGTGAGTGCTTCTTTGTCGTAGAGTTCGCCGCTGGCCGTGCGCAGGCCGTGGAAGTCGTCGGCAATCCAGGAAGCCAGCCCCTCGAGCCGTTCCGGTTGATCGGCTGCTGTGGCGGCGTTGGGCGTGGGTTGCAACGTTGTGGACGTGGGCTGGGCTTTGGCTGCGGGTTGTGGTGATGCCGGTGCAGCAGTGGCGGCCGTGGTACCGGCTGCTTGCGTTGCGGCCTGGCGTGGAGCCGGAGCACTAGAGTAGTGCGGCGGCTCGGAATAAATACGTTTTTTCTGAACACAGCCTACGCCGGTCAACAGGAAAACGCCACAGATCACCAGTGCCAAGGCACCCGCGCAATGGACGGTACGTCGCATAAGTCCCACCCTTGTTCGTCCGTCAGTCTAGAATTTTTCTAACATAGAGGAAAGTAAAGATAATCGCAAGAAGAATATCGGCCGTCCAACCTCTGGACGCAGCGGAAAAAAAGTGTCGGGATTCCAGGCGGCCAGGCGGTTCGTCCATGCCCGGCGGATGTGCAGCCGGAGCCGGGCTGTTGTTTAGTGCCGAACCGCGACCCAGGAACCCGCCACGCAAACCAGTGTGACCACCCCGGCGAGCAGCAGGCAATGCTGTGTGGGGAAAAAGGAAATCACCAGGAACACGGGCGGAAAATCCAGGACATGTTCCAGGCGCAGATGCAGCAACCGCAGCAGCCCCAGGGCCAGACCGCTGGAAACCAAACCGGTGAACGCGCCGGACGCCAGCAGCGGAGCGCGGATATACCAGGGTCTGGCTCCCACCAGGGAGAGGATTTCAATCTCATCCTTGCGGGTGAGCATGGAGAGCTTCACGGTGTTGCCCACCACCAGCGCCACCACCAGGGCCAAAAAGCCCACCACGGGCCAGATCACGGAGTGCGACACGGCCAGCCAGCTTTTGGCGAGATCCAATTGCATGGGGTTGTAATGTACGGCCTGCACCTCGGGCAGCACGCGCAGTTCCGCGAGCAGCCCTTTGGCCCAGACTTCGCTGTGATCGCCGGGTGGAATGTTGAAGGCCAGAAACGCGGATGGGGGCAGGGGGTTTTCCTCCTCCAGCCAGTCCAGGGCGCTTTGACCGGAAAGATCCCTGGAGAGTTCGCGCAAGGCCCGTTCCGGCGTAAAGGTTTCCAGCTCCTTAAGATGGTCCATGGAGGCCATCCGTTCCCACTGCCCGCGCACCACGTCCATGTCCGCATTGTGCCGCCAGAAAATTTGAAATTCCACGGCGCCGCGATTGCGGATCAACTCCTGGTTCACGTTGTGCAGCAACAACAAAAAGATCCCGGCCAAAACCGCGGCCATGGTCACGGCACTGAGCGTGAACAGTTGCGCCCAAGGGTGCAGAAAGGATTCCCGCACGCCGCGTCCGATCAGTCGAAGCAGGCGCAGTATCACAGCAGTCCCCCTGGTTCGGCCGGCGCCTGGTTCGGCAGGGTGGTTTCGGTCACCTGTCCGTTTTCCAGGTGCAGCACATGGGCGTCCGGCACCATGTCCAGGATGTGCCGGTTGTGGGTGGCCATGATCACAGTGGTGCCGTAGGAATTGAATTGTTTAAAGATGTTGATCAGATCCGTGCTCAGGTCCGCGTCCAGGTTGCCGGTGGGTTCGTCCGCCAGGATCAGCTTGGGGTTCACCACCATGGAACGGGCAATGGCCACGCGTTGCTGTTCGCCGCCGGAAAGATGACCGCAGCGGGTGTAGCTTTTGTTTTCCAGGCCCAGGGCGCGCACTATGGCCCGCACGCGCCGTTCCAGATGCTGACGCGATACCCCGCGTACTTCCAGGGCAAGGGCCACGTTGTCAAACACCGAGCGCTGGGCCAGGATCTTGAAATCCTGAAAAATGACACTGACCCGCCGCCGCAGCTCGGGTACATGCCCCCGGCGCAGCTTGCGTAAATCGAATCCAGCCACAGAGGCGTGTCCACGCTTGAGGGGCAGCCCCGCATACATGAGCCGCAGCAGAGTGGTCTTGCCTGCGCCGGAATGGCCGGTAAGAAATAAAAAGCCGCCCTTGTCCAAAGCAAAGGAAACATCCTTGAGCGCCCAACTGGAGCCGAACACATGGGAGACCCGTTTGAATTCCACCATGCGAACCTGTGTACCTCCCTGGCAGGGCTTTGTAAATCCGCCACGGCGTTTGGTTCGGCCGGTCGGAGACAACAATCGCTTTGGGATGTTTTACGAATGGGGGGCGGGCCGAAAAATGTTCACTCCACTTGTCAGCATGATCCCGACAGGTTAGGTTGCAGACAACCATTCATTTCAATCGGGCGATCCGCCCAGGGAGGCTCCATGCCGAAAGTAAGCAAAGAAGAACGCGAGGCCCGCAAGGCCAAGGTCGTGGAAGTACTCAACCAGGCCCGCGCCATGGAATTGACCGCCATCACACAGTACATGAACCAGCATTACGGTCTGGACGACATGGACTACGGCGAACTGGCCAAGAACATGAAGCTCATCGCCATTGACGAAATGCGCCACGCCGAGATGTTCGCGGAGCGCATCAAGGAGCTGGGCGGCGAGCCTGTTTCCCTTGCGGACGGGGACATTGAAAAACGCCAGCCCGTGCAGACTATCTTCCCCTTTGACTCCGAACTGGAAGACGACACCATTGCGGCCTACAATGACTTTCTGCTGGTCTGTAGGGAAAACGGCGACAGCGTGAGCATGAAACTCTTTGAAACCATCATTGAGGAAGAGCAGGAACATTACAATTACTTTGACAGTGTTGCCGGACACATCGAAGACCTGGGCGAGACCTACCTCTCCAAAATCGCGGGGACGTCCGCTTCCACGGGCGGCACGCAAAAGGGGTTCGTGCTGGGCGGCGAATAACCGCGAACCGGGCCTTCAGCCTGTATCCCACAGCAGGATAGCCGCCGGAATCGCAACTGCGACGTGCATGGGCGGACGTTTTCCGGCCGGGTACAAGCGGCGAAACCGGTCAACGGTGGACCAGGGGGCGGCGTGCCTCCTGGTCGCCGAAGATCCGCCTTTCCATGATATGTGCCTGCGTTACCCCAGCAATCCCGCTTGTTGCGCCACGTCCAGGCATTGGGACGACTGGTTCAGGGGATAGAGGTGGATTCCAGGGGCACCGCCGTTCAGCAGCCCCTGCACTTGCTGCACGGCGTGGGCGGTTCCCACTTCGCGCACGGCGTCATCTCCGCCTTGGGCGTGGGCTTTTTCCAGGGCGGCGTATAGATTTCCCGGAATGGCCGCGCCGCACAGAGAGAGGATGCGCCGTGCCGAGGCCATGGTTCGCAAGGGCATGATTCCTGGAATCACCGGCTTATGACATCCCTGATCCGCCAGCCGTTCCACCATGTCGAAGTAGCGGCGGTTGTCGAAGAAAAGCTGGGTCACGCCGAAATCCGATCCCGCATCAAGCTTGAACCGGAGCATATCAATATCGGCCTGTACGCTGGGGGATTGCGGATGCGGTTCCGGATACGCGGCCACGCCCAGGGCTATGTCCGGGTATGACTTGCGGATGTGCTCCACCAGGTCCGACGCGTGCTGCAAGGGAGCGTCCCCGTCCGGACCGTTGCCGTCGGTGCCGTCGCCGCGAAGCGCCAGGACATTGTTTATCCCGTTGGCCTGGAATTGGGCGAGGGCGTCGTCCACGCCTTTTGGCTCGAGACCGCAACAGGTCAGGTGCGGCATAACTCTGTACCCCAGAGCGGTGTGCAGCATGTTGGCCGCCTGCAACGTGCCGCGTCCTCCGCCGCCCCCGGCTCCGCAAGTCACGGAAACGAACAAGGGGTGCAGCACCTTAAGCTCCTCCCCCACGCGCAGCATGCGCTGGC is a genomic window of Paucidesulfovibrio gracilis DSM 16080 containing:
- a CDS encoding septal ring lytic transglycosylase RlpA family protein, with translation MRRTVHCAGALALVICGVFLLTGVGCVQKKRIYSEPPHYSSAPAPRQAATQAAGTTAATAAPASPQPAAKAQPTSTTLQPTPNAATAADQPERLEGLASWIADDFHGLRTASGELYDKEALTGAHRTLPMNTRVEVTNLENGRSIVVRINDRGPFKQERIIDVSRRAAEQLGMIGPGVIKVRLRVLDGMATAGDGALAAPGTAAPQPAQTSEPATQTADQTTRSMDSTAKATTTTPCWYVQVGAFEDRENAKRALAELYAKGYEQSRIAEMAQDGLYRVQAGTFTDRPEAETVLDQLKTNYPASFVLSSDSIQP
- a CDS encoding methylenetetrahydrofolate reductase, with protein sequence MQERIPDLIRPGTPFVSFEFFPPRDEEARQRMLRVGEELKVLHPLFVSVTCGAGGGGGRGTLQAANMLHTALGYRVMPHLTCCGLEPKGVDDALAQFQANGINNVLALRGDGTDGNGPDGDAPLQHASDLVEHIRKSYPDIALGVAAYPEPHPQSPSVQADIDMLRFKLDAGSDFGVTQLFFDNRRYFDMVERLADQGCHKPVIPGIMPLRTMASARRILSLCGAAIPGNLYAALEKAHAQGGDDAVREVGTAHAVQQVQGLLNGGAPGIHLYPLNQSSQCLDVAQQAGLLG
- a CDS encoding cell division protein FtsX, which translates into the protein MILRLLRLIGRGVRESFLHPWAQLFTLSAVTMAAVLAGIFLLLLHNVNQELIRNRGAVEFQIFWRHNADMDVVRGQWERMASMDHLKELETFTPERALRELSRDLSGQSALDWLEEENPLPPSAFLAFNIPPGDHSEVWAKGLLAELRVLPEVQAVHYNPMQLDLAKSWLAVSHSVIWPVVGFLALVVALVVGNTVKLSMLTRKDEIEILSLVGARPWYIRAPLLASGAFTGLVSSGLALGLLRLLHLRLEHVLDFPPVFLVISFFPTQHCLLLAGVVTLVCVAGSWVAVRH
- a CDS encoding bacterioferritin, encoding MPKVSKEEREARKAKVVEVLNQARAMELTAITQYMNQHYGLDDMDYGELAKNMKLIAIDEMRHAEMFAERIKELGGEPVSLADGDIEKRQPVQTIFPFDSELEDDTIAAYNDFLLVCRENGDSVSMKLFETIIEEEQEHYNYFDSVAGHIEDLGETYLSKIAGTSASTGGTQKGFVLGGE
- the ftsE gene encoding cell division ATP-binding protein FtsE, with product MVEFKRVSHVFGSSWALKDVSFALDKGGFLFLTGHSGAGKTTLLRLMYAGLPLKRGHASVAGFDLRKLRRGHVPELRRRVSVIFQDFKILAQRSVFDNVALALEVRGVSRQHLERRVRAIVRALGLENKSYTRCGHLSGGEQQRVAIARSMVVNPKLILADEPTGNLDADLSTDLINIFKQFNSYGTTVIMATHNRHILDMVPDAHVLHLENGQVTETTLPNQAPAEPGGLL